One Peptococcaceae bacterium genomic window, ATTTTTTGATGTCTTTGGTAAGCTCACGCCATGGACCGGTCTCATGCTTGGGCCTCTGGGTACAGGTTTGCCACATCTCTGTTCCAAAGGCATGGCGCAGTTCCCATGAGAGGGCTTTCTTCCAAGGCGCTCTCAGCACCTGAGTGGTGACGCGCCGGGTATGGCTGGAAGCCCGCATCAGGTGACGGGCAATCTCCCAGGCCCGGTCATAAATCTTTTCACGGGGCAAGACTTCATTGACCAATCCGTACTCCAGAGCCATTTTGGCGTCAATTCTTTGGTTCATAAGCATCATGTAATTGGCGCGCTTAATGCCAAGACATTCGCGCAGCGCAATCTGGATGCCGTCGCCAGGCACCATATTCACATAGTAATGTGGGTCTATGAGGAAGGCTTCCTCGGCCATGAGGGTGATATCGGCGAAGAGCTGGTTTTCAAAATGCCAGCCGCCGCCATTGATGACGCCGATGGTGGGAATCTCCACATCAAAAACTATGCCTTCGCAGTTGTTG contains:
- a CDS encoding enoyl-CoA hydratase/isomerase family protein, coding for MKLPANYGKPSHEKYKDENGNPIELEPNFNGRYYSHPGMIPHIPFEEYAPKFKDFYTFKLEDGILEARWHTEGKPAIWTQPLHRAIWQLCMYVGQDRDIEIFIFGGSGDEFIHAQDPNRLSDEKHLWWMSYENMYYDGCNNCEGIVFDVEIPTIGVINGGGWHFENQLFADITLMAEEAFLIDPHYYVNMVPGDGIQIALRECLGIKRANYMMLMNQRIDAKMALEYGLVNEVLPREKIYDRAWEIARHLMRASSHTRRVTTQVLRAPWKKALSWELRHAFGTEMWQTCTQRPKHETGPWRELTKDIKK